The genomic interval TCCATGTCTAAAAATGAATTGCAAAATTACGCTAAAAAACCGAAAGAATTTTAACTTTACTACAACAAAAAAGATTCTCAAATTAATGAGAATCTTTAGTTATACTTTTTCTTCTTATTTACAGGTTGAGGGTAAGGGTAGCCGTAACTCTTCTATTATTTATGTTTAAATTTGCAGGATTTACATTAAAACCTGAGTAGAAATTGTACACCGAAGTTTGAGAGCTATCACTATAAGCTAAGTCTAATTTTAAATTACCAAAATTATAACCACCACCTAATGAATATCCTTCTATATTGTCTGTGTCTATAGCATTATTATAAGGACTTTGTTCAAAACTATAACCACCTCTAATACTAAATCTGTCTAGTCTCCATTCTGTACCTACATTAAATTGATGTGTATTTCTTAGATCATTTTGAAAAAACTGATTTTCAGAAGTAAAATCAGAATTTGTTAATTTTATACTTTTAAAATGTTTGTTGGTATAGTCAAAACTTAATAATCCACTTTTGCCAAAAATAAATGCAGCACTAGCTGTTAATTTACTTGGTGTTTTAAGTTTGTAAAGTAAACCCTGTGTTGGAAAATTATTACCAGTAGTATTGTCGTAAATAGTGTTGTTATTACTTACAGCAATTTCTGCATCTCCATTAAAACCATCATTATCTGTAATGTTGGTTTCTTCAATAACCTCTGTATACCAAGTAGGTGTTTGATAGGAAGCTCCAAATCTAAAACTCTTATGAGCTTTGTAAATAAAACCAGTGTTTAAAGAAAATCCTGTTCCAGTAGTAAAGTTTTCTTGGTAAAAACGAGCATCTAAAGTATTTCCGTTTCCATCATTATTACTTTCTCTTAATTCCGCAAGTTGTGCAAAATTTAAATCATAGGTATGTAATGCAGCTCCAATATGTAATTTATTTTGATGTACCGCTGAAAATCCCATGCTAAATTCACTTAAATCGCCCGAATATGTATTGGAAAACTGTTGTTGAACAGCATTTGAATATTGTATAGGGTTTGTGGCTGGATCTAAAGGAAACTCTTTAAAAGTTACAACACCACTATTACCTTTTACTAAAAATTGATTTTTAAAATCTTTCTTTGTTCTATAGTTAAATCCGATAGCAAATTTAGACCATTCACTATTGTGATGACTATCAAAAACCAAAACAGCCCCAGCATGTGAAATGTTAAAGAAATCGTCTTGATTTAAAATTGAATTTCCGTAGTATGAACTATTGATGTCTGTGTTTCTTGTATTTAAAGTTCCAGAAAATTGACTGTTTTTAAATACTGATAAACCTGCTGGATTAATATTTATTGATGAAATATCCCCGCCTAAAGAACCAAAAGCTCCGCTCATTGCAGTAAATCTTGCAGATCCATTATTATCGTTTTCAGAGAATAATAATGCTAAATCTTGATATCCTAATGATTGAGAATAGGACGTGTAAATGGTGGCGAACAATGTCGCTAATAGTATAATTTTTTTCATGATGTGTGTTGCTTTTTAACCTCTTCTTCCGCTTCTTCCAGAGCTTCTACTTGATGATGATCTACCTGAATTTCTAGTGCTTGAACCTCTTGAAGAGCTACTTCTACTAGGTGTATAACTTCTAGAAGATGATCTGCTAGAAGAAGACCGTGTGCTAGAGCTTCGTCTTGTTGAATTACTTCTTGAAGAACTATTACGTTTTGGAGTGTAATTTCTTGTACTTGTATTTCGTCTAGGTGTATTGCTTCTTTTTGTTCTGCTTGGTCTAGAAGAAGATGAATTTCTTTTTACAGTATTTCTACCTCTTGTATTATATGCTCTTCTTGGAGAGTCACTATTTCTTCTAACTTTTGTATTTCTATTTCTGTTATAGGTAGTTGATGAGCGTCTAGAAGTTGTTGAATTTCTTCTTGATGAATAACTTCTTCTAGAGGTTACACTATTTCTTCTATTTGTAGAGTTATATGCTACACCTCTTCTTCCGTATCTATAGTTTCTATAACTGTTATTGTAATAATTTCTATTAGGAGAATAAAATCTGTTTTGATAAAAAGGAGGGCAATAAAAACCGTTATTCCAACCATAATTCCAAGCTAACCCAGAGTTCCAGTAAAAATTATTATGATATGGATGCCAGTATGGGTTATAGTAACCCCCTAACCTATATCCCCAACGATTTCTCCATGGATTGTTATATCCATAACCATAATCCCAGGCATTTCCCCAACCGTTATATCCAATTAGATTTACATTTACAACTACGTCATTATCATTAGAATATCCCCAAGATTCGTTATTATTATCATAATCCCTTTCTTCTTCATATCTGTTATCTACATCAAGAGAATCTGCTTCTAAAGATTTGTAATTTTCTATATCCGTAATAATATCTGTCCCGTTTAAATCATCTAAACGGTCTACTTCTTTTGTGAAATAGTCTTTATTGTATTTTCTATATTCTCTTGCATCTGCAACGATTACTTTTCTTTCTCTCTTTTCAACTCTTTCATCATCATAAATACCATCACTAGTTGCAACTCGTTGTGTTACACCACAAGAAACAAGGAATGTACTAGAGACTAGTAAAAGTAAAAGCTGATTAAGTTTTGTAGTAGTGTAATTGAGTTTCATATTATAATCTTTAAATAAATATTCTGTTTTCTGATTTTGATTCTTCAAAAAAGTTTACACTTTAATAGG from Lutibacter sp. Hel_I_33_5 carries:
- a CDS encoding OmpP1/FadL family transporter — its product is MKKIILLATLFATIYTSYSQSLGYQDLALLFSENDNNGSARFTAMSGAFGSLGGDISSININPAGLSVFKNSQFSGTLNTRNTDINSSYYGNSILNQDDFFNISHAGAVLVFDSHHNSEWSKFAIGFNYRTKKDFKNQFLVKGNSGVVTFKEFPLDPATNPIQYSNAVQQQFSNTYSGDLSEFSMGFSAVHQNKLHIGAALHTYDLNFAQLAELRESNNDGNGNTLDARFYQENFTTGTGFSLNTGFIYKAHKSFRFGASYQTPTWYTEVIEETNITDNDGFNGDAEIAVSNNNTIYDNTTGNNFPTQGLLYKLKTPSKLTASAAFIFGKSGLLSFDYTNKHFKSIKLTNSDFTSENQFFQNDLRNTHQFNVGTEWRLDRFSIRGGYSFEQSPYNNAIDTDNIEGYSLGGGYNFGNLKLDLAYSDSSQTSVYNFYSGFNVNPANLNINNRRVTATLTLNL